The following nucleotide sequence is from Aneurinibacillus soli.
ACGCCCTCTTTTGGTATTCACTCGAATCCTCTCCTTTACAATAAAAACTGTACGTTTATTATATTAAATATTCAACAAGAAGAAAAAAATAGCTATTTACAAAACTATACGTTCAGTATATTGTTTAAATATGAATTACTAAACTGTGCGTTCACTATTTAATTTACGATGGCAGTACTGATTATTCTTGCCCTTCCATACACTAAAATATGAAAATGGGGAGGATTACAATGAAAACGAATCAAATTATCGAGGGTAAACGCATTTCAAGCTGGATTATGTTTCTGTTAGCATCCTCATGTGGTCTTATCGTTGCCAATCTTTATTATGCGCAAACTCTGGTAGGACCTATCAGTGTCTCTATAGGTCTTTCTTCCGCAGCAGCAGGATTTATTGTCACCTTAACACAAATCGGTTATGTTGCAGGGCTGCTGTTTATCGTACCGCTTAGTGACATTATTGAAAATCGGCGCCTCGTGGCAGTATCACTAATTGTTGTGGTATGTGCATTGCTTACGGCAACATTCGTACCCAATGCGCTAATTTTCCTGACTGCGTCCCTGTTTATTGGACTGGGATCTGTAGTAGCCCAAATACTGGTTCCCTATGCCGCCCATTTAGCGTCTGAAGAGCAGCGCGGCCGCGTGGTTGGAAACGTGATGAGTGGACTCTTACTCGGAATTATGCTTGCCAGGCCGCTGGCAAGCTTTATAACCAGCATTTGGGGATGGCAAACAGTATTTGCTTTGTCGGCGATTGTTATCGCCCTATTGGCGGTTCTGTTGTCACGTATTCTTCCTGAGCGTAAACCTTCACCTACGATAAACTACGGTAAATTAATTGTCTCTTTAGGCGCCCTTTTAAAACAAACGCCTATATTGCGTCGCCGGGGCATTTATCAAGCTTGTTTATTTGGAGCCTTTAGCCTGTTTTGGACTGTGGTTCCTTTACGATTGGTGGATGAATTCGGAATGTCCCAGCAAGGCATCGCATTGTTTGCATTAGCGGGTGTGGGAGGCGCGATAGCAGCACCTATAGCTGGAAGACTTGCGGATAAAGGCTGGACCGGATTTTTGACCGGATTGGCAATGATTATTGCCACCTTGTCTTTTTTGATGGCATATCTTTTTCAAGGCCATTCAACAACGGCTCTCATATTGCTCATTCTTGCCGCTATTATGCTGGATGCGGCCGTATCGGGAAATCTTGTACTTGGTCAGCGGGCGATTTATTCATTGGGGAGTGAAGCAAGAGGCCGACTGAACGGGCTTTTCATGTCTATATTCTTCATTGGCGGAGCAATTGGATCTTCTTTGGGCGGTTGGTCTTATGCCCATGGCGGCTGGAGCTTCACATCTCTAATTGGAGTTGTTATGCCTCTTTTAGCCTTACTTTACTTTCTTACTGAAAAAAGAAACATCTGCAAAGGACGTTGAAATCCTTGTAGATGATTCATTCAGGGCAGTGAAACTCCCAAAAGGCGGGAGAGCACATTGCAGGCAGCGATGAGGCTAGGAGATCGATTCTCCTAGGCGCTGTAAACAAAACACCGACTATAGCAGGTCGGTGTTTTTCGTTTGAGAGCCTTGCTCCATTAAATGACCCGATTGTTGAATAGTTTGACCCGCATTTTTTAAACAACTTTATTGTAAATTAAACAACTTTTTTGTCACTTATCATCAGCTTCTTGATATTGCTTGATAGTGTTTACCCAAAGTGTGCTAGGAGCGGTATCGGGCGGGGCAACGGAACGCCTGTACGCGATCCCCAGCGGAAGGGGTCAGGTGAACGGGCTTTTGCCCACAATCCTTCGATGTGAATACACCGTGGGATCTTTTGTGGGCGAGTTCATCTGGCACCTGGAGCGGACAGTTCCGACTTCTTCGTAAGCGTACCAAAGTGACGAGGCCCCGCCCGATCCCGCTCCTCCACTACCCTTTGGAGAAACCATCCATCAAGATGTTAGAAAAGCAATAGTTTTATTAATTATCAAATGATATAATGAACTTATTGTATGGAATCATTTTACATCGCAGATGGTAGGAGGATATACATATGTTTGAAGACGATTTTCTGCCTGAGGAAAAAGATATTATAGACCGACTCAATGGTCAGCCATATAATTTTGAAGCGATGACGGTTGCAACGAATTTATACCGAGCTGCCCAGCGCATGAGAGTAAAGATGGAACGGGAAGTTCTCTCTGCTTATAGTCTATCCTGGACGGCATTTGATTTGTTACATAATCT
It contains:
- a CDS encoding MFS transporter, whose amino-acid sequence is MKTNQIIEGKRISSWIMFLLASSCGLIVANLYYAQTLVGPISVSIGLSSAAAGFIVTLTQIGYVAGLLFIVPLSDIIENRRLVAVSLIVVVCALLTATFVPNALIFLTASLFIGLGSVVAQILVPYAAHLASEEQRGRVVGNVMSGLLLGIMLARPLASFITSIWGWQTVFALSAIVIALLAVLLSRILPERKPSPTINYGKLIVSLGALLKQTPILRRRGIYQACLFGAFSLFWTVVPLRLVDEFGMSQQGIALFALAGVGGAIAAPIAGRLADKGWTGFLTGLAMIIATLSFLMAYLFQGHSTTALILLILAAIMLDAAVSGNLVLGQRAIYSLGSEARGRLNGLFMSIFFIGGAIGSSLGGWSYAHGGWSFTSLIGVVMPLLALLYFLTEKRNICKGR